The genome window GACGTTTAGCGCAGTCAGTGCGCCGCAAATGAAGATGTTGAATTTTTTCTTCATTTAAAATCTGGTTCCTTCCGGTCCCCGGCTCACGTTATCCAGCCTGATACGTTTTGTGCCGCTCAGCTCGTAGACCTCCACGCCATCGATCGGCTCCACCACCACTTCGTATTTTTTGCCGGTCTCCGGAGTGAACACAGAGGTGGTGAACTGACATTGATAGGAGTGGCGGGCGCTGGTTTGGTAACGGGTGCGATAAAGATTGCGCAGCGGAACTCCGGCTTTGACCGTTTTGGATAATGGCGCTTTTCCGCAGCTGCCGAGCAGGGCGGGATGGTCAGAGAACTGTTCGGATTCATAGGCGTAGACCGCCGTCGATTGAACGACTCCATGCCTGCTGGAAAAGCTCTCTCCCGCAAAGCTGTCGATATCGGTTTCCGGAATGACTTCCCCGGTGATTACAGAGAAAAAGTGCTCTTTGCCGGTATCCTGAATGTACACAACTGTGGCGGTGGGCCCAGTCCATCCCGACATGTAAATGCCGGCACATCCCGACAGTAAAACGACCGCAATCCCGCAAATCAACCATTTAAGCTTCATATCAACCTTTCGCATAGTCCCTGATAAAGACGGGATTATTATACAGGCTTGATGAGCTTTACAGGTTTTTTGTGCTCTTAAAATAATTGGCGCAAGATCAATCTCACGGTCTCGTGCCGTGCCGGTGCATTACTGTTTTTCTGTGTAACTCGACTCGGTAATGGCGAACGGAGTTTGGATGGCATTATTAACCGCTTCTTTGATAACGGGCAGAAGCGTCTTCGGCACTTCAGTCGCATCAGGCACCCATGAAACCTCCTCGATCGAGGCTCCGGTCAGCGTTTTGACCCAGGTCATTCCCACAATGTACCGTCCAAGGTTCAGGGACATATGGAAACCGTCGCGGGTCAGTGTGTCTCCGATATAACTGGTGCGCATGTTCTGGATGGCAGTTCCGGACGGAATAATGAAATCAAATGCTTTGTTCGGCGCAATTTTTTTCGTAACAGCAGTGACGATGGCGTTGTACATGGTCATCTGATCTTTGTCGTATTTTGCAAAGCCGCCGTGGCTGCTGTCCTGCTGATAGGCCCAGATCATCTGCCAGCCGAGTTTGGCGTCCGGGTTGGTTTTCCTGCTGTTGATATAGGTGATCAGATGATCCAGATCGGCGTTGTAGGTTTCCGGCAGTCCGCTGCAGTGACTGACCTGCTGAATGGTAATAATGTCCCACGGTTCATCCAGCAGTCCGTATTCCATCGTGCTGTTTCTGCGGTCAATCCATGTGCCGGATGTGTTTTTCCGATAATTGTAGTCCGTGATGTCAGCCTTCGCACTCCTCCAGTGCCGCTCGAGCGAGCAGCCTCCGATCACCAGGTTGCCAAGGGTTACCTCCTGAATTCCCGCATTGGTCGCGATGGAGTAGGCATGCTCCAGGCCGTCCACGCTGAAGCTGTTTCCGATTGCCAGAATCCTGATGGACCTGGGCGGGGTTGTTGATTCCGCTGAGAGGCTTGTGTTTGCAAGAAACAACCCGGCGAGACTGGCGATGAGAATATATTTTTTCATAGCAGGTAAGGATAGCAGATCCTGAACGGACAGCAATTCGAATACCTGAACAGAAGCCTTTTCGACTTTCAGATTTGCCAGTCTCTTCCTTTCGGTCCCGGCCCGTTCTGTTCGGGAACGGTTCGAGTTGACAACCGGACCGATTTCAGTAGGTTTTTGCGCCAACAGAGACTCTGGTAACCGGCTGAGGTTCTTGTGGGTTCCTTCCTGCTCTTCCGGTTGTATTCCAGCTTCTCACGAAGGGGCTCCGGTGTGTTGTGCACAAAAGAAACCACGGAGTTCGCGTGAGAAAATATCTATCCATTATTCGAGAATTGCTGTTTTTTATGCTGCCGGTGCTGGGGGGCAGGGTCAGTGAAATCCTGTTCGGGGTCGGTGATGTGCTGGTGGCCGGGCGCTATTCCATTGAGGTCCTTGGCGCGATGGGCGTTGCCTCCGCATTCTTCTTTCCGTTCCTGGTGTTCGGGGGCGGCATTATGTCTGCGATCAGTCCCATCAAGGCGCGGCTGCTCGGCGCAAAGCAGCCGACGCATCAGGTTCCGATTTCATCCCTGGCACTGGCGGCCTGGATCGGCGGGGCGCTCACCGTTCTTTCGCTGCTGGTGACCCGGTTTGTGGTGCCCCTGATCGGGTATGAGGCGGGCTTCGAGCGGCTGATACAGACCTACCTCTACATCTGTGCGTTTTCCATTGTGCCGGCGCTGCTTTTTTCCGCACTCAAAGAGCTGCTGCTGGCGCGGTCCATAACGATGGCCCCCAATCTGCTGCTGTTTGTCTTCAACTTTTTCAATATCGCAATGAATGCGTGGCTGATGTTCGGCTGGGGACTGGGGATCGCCGGCGCGGCCATCGCCACCGTGCTGTCCCGCACGCTGATGCTGGCGGCGCTGTATGCCTATTCGCGCAGCCGGCTCTCCTGGCACCCGAAAATCTGCAGCCGAACGGTCCGCGAGGTCTGGAGCGTCGGCCTGCCCGCCGGCGTGATTCCGCTGATGACGGCTCTGCTGTTTGCGCTGGTGGCGATTCTGGCCGGCCGGATGTCGGTG of Tichowtungia aerotolerans contains these proteins:
- a CDS encoding DUF4886 domain-containing protein, producing the protein MKKYILIASLAGLFLANTSLSAESTTPPRSIRILAIGNSFSVDGLEHAYSIATNAGIQEVTLGNLVIGGCSLERHWRSAKADITDYNYRKNTSGTWIDRRNSTMEYGLLDEPWDIITIQQVSHCSGLPETYNADLDHLITYINSRKTNPDAKLGWQMIWAYQQDSSHGGFAKYDKDQMTMYNAIVTAVTKKIAPNKAFDFIIPSGTAIQNMRTSYIGDTLTRDGFHMSLNLGRYIVGMTWVKTLTGASIEEVSWVPDATEVPKTLLPVIKEAVNNAIQTPFAITESSYTEKQ
- a CDS encoding MATE family efflux transporter — encoded protein: MRKYLSIIRELLFFMLPVLGGRVSEILFGVGDVLVAGRYSIEVLGAMGVASAFFFPFLVFGGGIMSAISPIKARLLGAKQPTHQVPISSLALAAWIGGALTVLSLLVTRFVVPLIGYEAGFERLIQTYLYICAFSIVPALLFSALKELLLARSITMAPNLLLFVFNFFNIAMNAWLMFGWGLGIAGAAIATVLSRTLMLAALYAYSRSRLSWHPKICSRTVREVWSVGLPAGVIPLMTALLFALVAILAGRMSVVTAAANNVLINVTSLTYMIPLSLSGVTAVKVGRAYGAGSLRSVKEYAVAGALVGTLLAAVSAVLFLAVPEGIVSILTNQADVIALGASLLLFVAIYQIPDALQDVLIGALRGMGETRIPLVLTGISMWLIGLPAGCWLAYARGMESAGLWAGLSIGLVTDGILLLFFFRRKLRALRTAPESLC